In Bombus huntii isolate Logan2020A chromosome 9, iyBomHunt1.1, whole genome shotgun sequence, a single window of DNA contains:
- the LOC126869226 gene encoding peroxidasin-like, translating to MYLCVKRRPVNGIFLFLSRFLATLVLIKGTTLPSNMLLDLGRRTNISMEKYDQAERAILNSRTHLNHGSPSWYLGVSHEMTEHAQNLSRKALRIETMAVMLVEALNMSSKEASSVLPSVTAISCPDSPTYLQVMASCKKIDPRYRTHSGKCNNGLHPTWGAALEAYIRFLPTEYVDGVSLPRIDLPSARDVSLRVHSGGSDLKHPYLMALTALFGQFLIHDLAHTPKMELPDGARLKCCDVDYEHFHPECFPIRANNVVGCMEYSRSAPHPGNSLQGCKLGPRQQINQASSYLDLSPVYGSSEDVAQALRSGKGGLLNTQRKNLPMPSPKYESCRSANKAFPCFLSGDSRVNENPGLTLMHVLFLREHNRVATELGRLNPHWDDERLYQEARRIVIAEMEHITYNEFLPVVLGETTLDKYQLRLTHRGYFRGYDTRTDATLSNAAASAGLFFIATLTPKTLDLVDSRSALKSGERSLLSAFYAPQEFYEAGAIDRLIAGATAGHSRKPLPPGLNEILLERYFHDGKSNDIPVDYAAQIIQQGRDHGLPSYVRWRSFCNLAHVSSFEHLRGAMSKDTIERLRNVYKNVEDIDLVTGLLSEAPLPDSVLGPTFLCLLGRTFRNIRFGDRYWYENGNTPGSFTLYQLEEIRKITMTQILCYNGERLNWVQPRAFLLRDRFLNEVINCTIHKSGSPNLSFWEERNNS from the exons ATGTACTTGTGTGTGAAACGAAGGCCGGTCAACGGTATATTTCTTTTCCTGTCACG ATTCCTTGCCACGTTGGTACTCATCAAAGGTACTACATTACCTTCAAATATGTTACTGGATCTGGGTAGGCGTACAAATATTTCGATGGAGAAATACGATCAGGCGGAGCGAGCAATCCTGAACTCGCGGACACATTTGAATCACGGTTCTCCTTCATGGTACCTCGGTGTGTCACATGAAATGACCGAACACGCTCAGAATCTCTCAAGGAAAGCTCTACGGATAGAAACGATGGCCGTAATGCTGGTAGAAGCTTTGAACATGTCATCAAAAGAAGCATCTTCCGTATTACCATCGGTAACTGCAATCAGTTGTCCTGACTCGCCTACATATTTGCAAGTGATGGCCAGCTGCAAGAAGATCGATCCTCGCTACAGAACGCACAGCGGGAAATGCAATAACGGTTTGCATCCGACTTGGGGCGCAGCTCTAGAAGCTTATATACGGTTCTTGCCAACTGAATACGTCGATGGTGTTTCTCTACCGCGTATAGATTTACCTAGCGCCAGGGACGTCTCTTTGAGAGTTCATTCCGGAGGATCCGATCTTAAACATCCGTATCTAATGGCGCTCACCGCGCTCTTTGGTCAATTCCTCATTCACGATCTCGCGCACACGCCAAAGATGGAACTACCCGATGGGGCGAGACTAAAATGTTGCGACGTGGATTACGAACACTTTCATCCAGAATGTTTTCCAATCCGAGCCAATAATGTTGTCGGCTGCATGGAATATTCTAGATCGGCGCCGCACCCAGGAAATTCGCTACAG GGATGCAAATTGGGTCCTCGGCAGCAAATCAACCAAGCGTCATCGTACTTAGACCTTTCCCCTGTTTATGGGAGTTCCGAAGATGTAGCGCAAGCTCTGCGATCCGGTAAGGGTGGTTTGCTTAATACACAGAGGAAGAACTTGCCCATGCCTTCGCCTAAGTATGAAAGTTGCAGAAGCGCGAACAAAGCTTTCCCATGTTTTCTTAGCGGGGATTCACGGGTAAACGAGAACCCCGGTCTCACTCTAATGCATGTACTTTTTCTACGTGAACATAACCGAGTCGCTACAGAGCTAGGACGACTGAATCCTCACTGGGATGACGAGAGACTCTATCAGGAAGCAAGAAGGATCGTTATCGCAGAAATGGAGCATATAACTTACAACGAGTTTCTACCCGTTGTTCTCGGAGAAACAACTCTCGACAA ATATCAGTTACGCTTAACGCATCGAGGATACTTTCGAGGCTACGATACTCGAACGGATGCGACACTTTCAAACGCTGCCGCCTCTGCTGGACTCTTCTTCATTGCCACGCTGACCCCAAAAACCCTCGACCTAGTTGACTCGCGATCGGCGTTAAAGTCTGGAGAAAGGTCCTTACTATCGGCCTTCTACGCTCCGCAAGAGTTCTATGAAGCTGGTGCTATTGATCGCCTGATTGCTGGCGCTACAG CGGGACATTCTAGGAAGCCATTGCCACCAGGACTGAATGAAATACTTTTGGAACGATATTTCCATGATGGAAAAAGCAACGACATTCCCGTGGATTACGCTGCGCAGATCATACAACAGGGAAGGGATCATGGTTTGCCATCTTATGTCAGATGGCGATCATTTTGTAATTTAGCACATGTCAGTAGTTTTGAACATCTTAGAGGAGCAATGTCCAaagatactatagaaagaCTTCGAAATGTTTATAA AAATGTAGAGGATATAGATTTAGTAACAGGATTGCTTTCGGAAGCACCATTACCTGACTCAGTCTTAGGACCAACGTTTCTTTGTTTATTGGGCCGCACTTTTCGGAATATTCGTTTTG gTGACAGATATTGGTATGAGAATGGAAATACCCCAGGATCGTTTACCTTATATCAATTAGAAGAGATCCGAAAAATCACAATGACGCAAATATTATGTTACAATGGTGAAAGATTGAATTGGGTGCAACCTAGAGCGTTTCTTCTAAGAGATCGTTTTTT AAACGAAGTGATAAACTGTACGATACACAAAAGCGGATCGCCGAATCTTTCATTTTGGGAAGAAAGGAATAATTCATAA
- the LOC126869237 gene encoding protein farnesyltransferase/geranylgeranyltransferase type-1 subunit alpha, translating to MMESSDESSEETSWVLYRDREEWRDVVPVPQDDGPNPIVSIAYSEKFRDSYDYFRAILKSGEKSERALALTEDCIYLNPANYTVWQYRREILRALGKELRDELKSTNILTEYNSKNYQVWHHRKLIVEWLQDASGELEFTENILKIDAKNYHVWQHRQWCIKTFNLFDKELEYTEHLLNEDIRNNSAWNQRYFVINNTTKFEQDIIDREIEYALDKIELVKGNESAWNYLRGILMHDSNGLAYNEKVRQKCEDLYNAGCRVNHLLACIIDICQEKPITDESPDSIFHINNALKLCKELSEKHDTIRRRYWDFFGQQLLDKMKSESIST from the exons atgatggaAAGCTCTGACGAAAGTTCCGAAGAGACAAGTTGGGTATTATACAGGGATCGTGAAGAATGGAGAGATGTGGTTCCTGTACCGCAGGATGACGGCCCTAATCCTATTGTCTCAATTGCTTATTCTGAGAAat TTAGGGACTCATATGACTATTTCCGGGCTATCTTAAAATCTGGTGAAAAGTCGGAGCGTGCACTAGCTTTAACAGAAGATTGTATCTACCTTAATCCTGCAAACTATACAGTATGGCAATACAGGAGGGAGATACTTAGAGCTCTCGGCAAAGAATTGCGAGATGAATTAAAATCTACTAATATACTAACGGAATATAATTCTAAGAACTATCAAGTGTGGCATCATAGGAAACTTATTGTTGAATGGCTTCAAGATGCTAGTGGGGAACTAGAAtttacagaaaatattttaaaaattgatgCAAAGAATTATCATGTTTGGCAGCATCGTCAATGGTGTATAAAAACATTTAA TTTATTTGATAAAGAGTTGGAATATACAGAACATTTATTGAACGAAGATATTCGTAATAATTCTGCTTGGAATCAACGTTATTTCGTAATAAATAACACAACCAAGTTTGAACAAGATATAATTGACAGAGAAATTGAATACGCCTTAGATAAAATAGAATTAGTTAAAGGCAATGAAAGTGCTTGGAATTACCTTCGAGG TATTTTGATGCATGATAGCAATGGTTTGGCTTATAATGAAAAAGTAAGACAGAAATGTGAAGACCTGTATAATGCTGGCTGCCGTGTTAATCATTTATTGGCCTGTATTATAGACATTTGTCAAGAAAAACCAATAACAGATGAGTCACCAGAttcaatatttcatattaataaTGCTCTTAAG CTATGTAAAGAATTATCTGAGAAACATGATACAATAAGAAGGAGATATTGGGATTTTTTTGGACAACAATTATTGGATAAAATGAAGTCAGAGTCTATAAGTACGTAG
- the LOC126869228 gene encoding heat shock 70 kDa protein cognate 5, with product MLTAARLLTRSCSNITYDITRKQQFSTIVKNAAVPALAVPQRFTDLQQYRYKSEGVKGAVIGIDLGTTFSCVAVMEGKQAKVIENAEGSRTTPSYVAFTKDDERLVGMPAKRQAVTNSANTFYATKRLIGRKFDDPEVKKDMKTVSYKIVRASNGDAWIQGGDGKMYSPSQIGAFVLIKMKETAESYLSTPVKNAVITVPAYFNDSQRQATKDAGQISGLNVLRVINEPTAAALAYGMDKTEDKIIAVYDLGGGTFDISILEIQKGVFEVKSTNGDTFLGGEDFDNALVNYLVSEFKKEQGIDITKDTMAMQRLKEAAEKAKIELSSSLQTDINLPYLTMDSSGPKHLNLKLSRSKFESLVADLIKRTIQPCQKALSDAEVTKSDIGEVLLVGGMTRVPKVQQTVQDIFGRQPSKAVNPDEAVAVGAAVQGGVLAGDVTDVLLLDVTPLSLGIETLGGVFTRLISRNTTIPTKKSQVFSTAADGQTQVEIKVHQGEREMASDNKLLGQFTLVGIPPAPRGVPQIEVTFDIDANGIVHVSARDKGTGKEQQIVIQSSGGLSKDEIENMVKNAEQYAKQDKVKKERVEAVNQAEGIIHDTESKLEEFKAQLPQDECDKLRELVAKMRETLAKKDDTEPEEIKRQTNELQQASLKLFEMAYKKMAAEREGQSQNQHQQQEDGPEKKEEKN from the exons atgtTGACCGCTGCAAGATTGTTAACTCGTAGTTGTAGCAATATAACCTACGACATTACTAGAAAACAACAATTCAGTACaattgttaaaaat gcTGCGGTTCCTGCATTGGCGGTACCCCAACGATTTACAGATCTGCAACAATATAGATACAA ATCCGAAGGCGTGAAAGGTGCAGTTATTGGCATTGATCTTGGAACAACATTTTCATGCGTAGCAGTTATGGAAGGAAAACAAGCCAAAGTTATAGAAAATGCAGAAGGATCACGAACAACTCCATCTTATGTAGCATTTACTAAAG ATGATGAACGTTTAGTTGGTATGCCAGCTAAACGTCAGGCAGTTACAAATTCAGCAAACACATTTTATGCTACAAAACGATTAATTGGACGAAAATTCGACGACCCTGAAGTCAAAAAggatat GAAAACTGTGTCTTATAAAATTGTTCGAGCTTCTAATGGAGATGCATGGATACAAGGAGGTGATGGTAAAATGTATTCCCCTAGTCAAATTGGTGCATTTGTACTCATAAAGATGAAGGAAACTGCAGAATCGTATTTAAGTACACCAGTAAAAAATGCTGTAATTACTGTTCCTGCATATTTCAATGATTCCCAAAGACAGGCTACCAAGGATGCTGGTCAAATTTCAGGGCTTAATGTACTTAGGGTAATCAATGAACCAACAGCAGCTGCCCTTGCATATGGCATGGATAAAACAGAAGATAAAAT CATTGCAGTATACGATTTAGGAGGTGGTACTtttgatatttcaattttggaAATCCAAAAAGGAGTCTTTGAAGTTAAATCCACAAATGGAGATACCTTTTTAGGAGGTGAAGACTTTGATAATGCATTAGTTAATTATCTTGTAtcagaatttaaaaaagag CAAGGCATAGATATAACTAAAGACACAATGGCAATGCAAAGGTTAAAGGAAGCAGCTGAGAAGGCAAAGATTGAATTGTCTAGTTCTTTACAAACTGATATAAATTTACCTTACTTAACTATGGACTCTAGTGGGCCAAAACATTTAAACCTCAAGCTTTCAAGAAGTAAATTCGAAAGTCTTGTTGCtgatttaattaaacgtaCTATTCAGCCATGTCAAAAAGCACTTTCTGATGCTGAAGTAACGAAGTCTGACATTGGTGAAGTATTATTAGTTGGTGGTATGACAAGAGTACCTAAAGTTCAACAAACTGTACAAGATATTTTTGGACGGCAACCATCCAAGGCAGTAAACCCCGATGAAGCTGTTGCTGTAGGTGCTGCTGTTCAAGGTGGTGTCCTTGCTGGAGATGTAACAGACGTTCTTCTTTTGGACGTTACCCCTCTGTCACTTG gTATTGAAACACTGGGTGGCGTTTTCACACGATTAATTTCTCGAAATACAACGATTCCCACCAAAAAGAGTCAAGTATTCTCTACAGCTGCTGATGGTCAGACTCAAGTAGAAATCAAAGTACACCAAGGCGAACGAGAAATGGCTAGTGATAATAAACTTTTGGGACAATTTACTCTTGTTGGAATTCCACCCGCACCTAGAGGAGTACCACAAATAGAAGTCACATTTGACATTGATGCCAATGGCATTGTTCACGTAtctgctagggataaaggaaCTGGAAAAGAACAACAAA tCGTTATTCAATCAAGTGGCGGTCTTAGTAAAGATGAAATTGAAAACATGGTGAAAAATGCTGAACAATATGCTAAGCAagataaagtaaaaaaagaaagagttgAAGCTGTGAATCAAGCTGAGGGAATTATTCACGATACGGAATCCAAATTGGAAGAATTTAAAGCACAATTGCCACAAGACGAA TGTGACAAACTCAGAGAATTGGTTGCAAAAATGCGAGAAACATTAGCTAAGAAAGACGATACGGAACCAGAAGAGATCAAGAGACAGACAAATGAATTACAACAAGCTAGTCTTAAACTGTTTGAAATGGCGTATAAGAAA atgGCCGCAGAACGAGAAGGACAAAGTCAAAATCAACATCAGCAACAAGAAGATGGGCctgagaagaaagaagagaagaattaA